Part of the Lagenorhynchus albirostris chromosome 19, mLagAlb1.1, whole genome shotgun sequence genome, ACCtcaccctctcccctctccacaaGACCACCACATGCagcaccaacacttattttcttccTGAGTTTCATGTAAGAACCAGACTCCTCCAAGGGCCAGCGGGGAGCTGGCTGAATCTCTGGCTGCCCCCTCTCCCTTACCCTCTTTTCCCCAACAACCCAGGGCTGCCTTCCAAGTCTTTCCTGGACCCCATTCTCAACCTTATTTTACTCACAGGTAAGACTGAAATCAGAGAGGCAAGCTTGCTTGAGGTAAAGCAGCCACTAAAAAGCAGACACCTAGGTCTTATTCCTCATTTTCAGTCTCCCTAATGATACCCTGATGCCTCCTCCAAACCTGCCACCAAATCCTTGCCCATACAGGTCAGGCAAACAACTTAGAGACCCTGGTGCTCATGTAACTGGATACCTTCACTGTGCTGGGTTGACCCTTTCCCACACCCACTGCAGTATGAAAACGAATCGAGAGGCAAGGAAGATGGCAAGTAAAGCCCTGCCTCAAACATATTAACCCTTCTAAGCAGCAACTCCCTTATTTCAGATTGGTTCCTGAGAGCCCCTAAAAGAAAACTCATGGCAGTGCCCAGGCTGCCAAAGAAGCCGTGTCCCTGTGATCATTTCAAGGGCAGAGTGAAGAAAACCAGTAAGTTGCAAAAGAATGACCTTCCTTAAACCAGAGTCACTCTGTGGAATCAACTAGGGCTGAAGCAGGGGTTGTGAAGagacaagagaaatgaaatgaagacCAGGATAAGCACACTTCTCAGCCCTTTCTACTCAGTGTCAACTTGTGGGGaaataggaagagaaagaaaagcaaaatgcaatTCTCCTAATACTAGAGAGGCTTAACCAAATTCCTTAATGATAGAATGCCATTGCTTATCAAAGTGGAGGCAGATGGGGCTGTTGGGGACCGGTCATTGATCTCTGACGATGACACCGGTGTTGGTGTCAAACAAAATGTGATTCCTCCCTAGTCTAGGtataaataaatgtcatataaAAAGAATATTGGCAAGAGGTAAACTGATTGATGTTATGATATTATCAAGAATGGGATGAATCTAGATCCTTATCACTGTTGACGGAGGTAAAATAATATTTGGTAGTACCTATCAAAAACTTaaatgtgtggggcttccctggtggcgcagtggttgaaagtccgcctgccgatgcaggggatacgggttcgtgccccggtccgggaagatcccccatgccgcggagcggctgggcccgtgagccatggccgctgggcctgcgcgtccagagcctgtgctccgcaatgggagaggccgcaacagtgagaggcaaacTTAAATGTGTGTGCCTTTTAACCAGTAATCTCACTTCAAGAAATCTCTAGTATAGAATATTAGCACGAATATTCAGATATATGTACAAGAATATTAATTATAGCAGTATTGTAGTGACAAATGAACATATTAAATGCTCATTATTAACAGACTTatagtttgttcattttacaatgtatacaaatatcaaattatggtgttgtacccctgaaactaatataatgttagatgtcagttatacctcaataaaaaattcaTCAAGAGCAAATTGGGCAGTTCTGCACTTGTCAAAAATAATTAGGTAGGTCATGTTGATTGGAAAGATGTCCACAATATATTAAGTGAATAAAAGGTGCAGAGACCCCCTAGTTCAAGCccatcacaaaaataaatttcagtgaaTTAAAGGTCTAAATTTGAAAGACAAACTTACAAGGGAATATTGGAGGCTATATTCATGACCTTGGGGTAGGaaaggatttcttaaacaagtaacaaaaattataagtcatcagaatggccatcatcaaaaaatctagaaacaataaatgctggagagggtgtggagaaaagggaaccctcttacactgttggtgggaatgtaaattgatacagccactgtggagaacagtatggaggttccttaaaaagctacaaatagaactaccatatgacccagcaatcccactactgggcatataccctgagaaaaccgaaattcaaaaagagtcatgtaccaaaatgttcattgcagctctatttacaatagcccggagatggaaacaacctaagtgtccatcatcggatgaatggataaagatgatgtggcacatatatacaatggaatattactcagccataaaaagagacgaaattgagctatttgtaatgaggtggatagacctagagtctgtcatacagagtgaagtaagtcagaaagagagagacaaataccgtatgctaacacatatatatggaatttaaaaaaaaaaaatgtcatgaaaaacctaggggtgaaacaggaataaagacacagacttactagagaatggacttgaggttatggggagggggaagggtaaacagtgacaaagcgataaagaggcatggacatatatacactaccaaacgtaaggtaaatagctagtgggaagcagccgcatagcacagggagatcagctcggtgctttgtgaccgcctggaggggtgggataaggagggtgggagggagggagacgcaagcgggaagagatatgggaatatatgtatgtatataactgattcattttgttgtgaagctgaagctaacataccattgtaaagcaattatactccaataaagatgttaaaaaaaaataaaaataaaataaaattaaaaaaaaattataagtcataaaggaaaagattaataaatttgactttattgaaattaagaaattttggtcatcaaaagaaaatgacaagaagaagaagagtaggGGTATGTCTGCAAATATTAATattgataaaggattaatattcaGACTGATAAGTAATTCCTATAGATCCATGAGAggaaggcaggaaacacaacaaatAGGCAAAAGAGTTGAGTACACACTTCAGAGACAAGAAATCCAAATAGCTAATAAACATGTGAAATGGCACTCAACCTTACTAGTAACTGAGAAAATACGAGTTAAAACcgaacagagggacttccctggtggcgcagtgattaagaatctgcctgccaacacaggggacatgggttcgagccctggtccgggaagatcccacatgccgcaaagcaactaagcccgtgcactacaactactgagcctgcgctctagagcgcgtgctctacaacaagagaagccaccacaatgagaagcccgcgcactgcaacgaagacccaatgcagccaaaaataaataaacaaatttatttttaaaaaaacagatcaCTCTACATCATAAGATTGGCaacaattttgaattttattttatttatatttttatacagcaggttcttattagtcatccactttatacatattagtgtatatatgtcaatcccaaggaTTGGCAATAATTTTAATGTCTGATAATTCCATGTATTGCCAGAGAGTAGAACAGAGAAACTATCATCTCCTGCTAaagggagtgtaaattggtaaaTCACTTTGAGAAAGTGCTGGTAGTTATCTACTAAAGTTTAATTTCTGTGACCAAGCAACTCCACTCTTAGCAATTCCATACTCAAAAGGAATGTTGCTTATGTAcagtggaagaaatgaacaaggaTTTCATAGCAGGATTGTTTATAACTATCCCAAACTGAAAATTGGTCAGTGAATAAATAAGTAGTAGTATATTTGAATATTATACATCTGTGAGAATGAACAATAATAAAGCAACATAATGTtgagtagaagagaaaaaaataagcgAGAATAGTTATAgcatgatttgatatacataaagtttaaaataaggcaaaattaaactaaattataTAGGAATGTATAAGTAGGTGGTAaagccataaagaaaagaaaatattttttattaattgttaaattaatttttaattaatttaattaaattaattaaattttaattaatttaaaattaattaaattaaattaaattttaagttaagttaaattaaattttaaagttaagttaaattaaattttaattaatttaatttttaatttaattttattatttgttaaaaaaataataaaaaaagatttgttaAAGGAACATAGCAAAAACAATATGTATAGGATaagctcattttgttttttaaagtgaactattatgtttatatacaaaaatatatggaaaactatGTAGCAAACTAGTAACAACAGTTAGCTCTACAGAATGAGGAGTAGCAGCTGAGGTTGGGGCATCCTTTAACTTTTTACTGgatatactttttcattttaattttttccatgggATGAGtcttacttttaacattttaaaagctctcataaaaaataaattctaaaaatgtttttaacagtagtctctcccttttcttttcaccCTAGGGCACCAAAGACACCACAAGAAGCCAACCAAACCCTCCAGAGCCTGCCAGCAATTTCTCAGACGATGTCAGCTGGCAAATTTTGCTCTGCCCTTATAGGAGCTCTGAGAGCCCACCGTCCCGATAAAACATTCTGTCAACAAGGCAGTGAGCGCACCTAGAAGATGCTCTTCTCCCACCTCAAGCTCCCCATCCCTGTCCCTACTCCCTAAATCATCCCAAAAAGCATGTTCCCCAAGATTATTGCCCCCTCTAGTGGCTTCTTTTCTTGTCAGTCTTTTCCTGGGGCCTCCCCTTACCCAGGCTTAAATTTACTTACCGGGAATCTCTGGTTGCCTAGCTGGTCCCACTGGGTCTTAAATACAACCAAGCAAGTAGTAAACAAAAgtcaacaaatatatttaaatgtaataggtcaaaatcattttcaaatggGGTCTGGAAACTCACATTCAATCCAGACAACCTACTTTACCCTGTTCATTCCAAACTCAATCCAGATTATACACACACCTCTATCCAACACCACCTTCAATCTCACTCCAGTTTccaactttttattcttttactcattcaacaaacctttCTGAGGTAAGAGCTAGGTGGGgcaaagaaagaagttaaagtaATGAATCAGACATTGTCCTACTAAAGATaatataggtttaaaaaaaaagaaaacctggcaCCATTTCCTAGCACATAAAATGCCTCTAGTATTTATGATTATCATCATCACCGTCATTAACGGTCATCTGACTGTAAGTTTCCAATCTACTACAGAAGACATATGTGCAGAGGCATAGTTGAAGGCTAGAGAGATAGTGTGGAAGATTTCAAATGCCACTCAAAACAGCTTCAAGATGTAAAAATGAgatgtctttcttatttttattttcctttttttttttgcggtacgcgggcctctcaccgttgtggcctctcccgttgtggagcacaggctccggacatgcaggctcagcggccatggctcatgggcccagccgctccgcggcatgtgggatcttcctggactggggcacaaacccatgtcccctgcatcagcaggcagacccccaaccactgcgccaccagggaagccccaggctttctcatttttaaacatgGGAGTAAAATGATCAGAACGACAATAGAAGGAAATTAAAGTGGAAACCATttgtatgaatgaataaagaggaAACAATTACAACAGGGTagctcctgcttccctctctgaCCCTTTCCTCAAACATcagaaggagagaacagaaaaggaaCACTCCTCCAGAATCTGGCTTCTGTCATCCAGATGAAACAGAGGACTAAGTTGGGGTGCTGGCCTTATGAGAAGAAACATTTTAACTGAGTGGTGAGTGGGGCCTCCTCTGGTAGGAGAGTGCTGGGCTCTCAGCCTCCCGCTGCCCCCAATCCCTCCTCCCACAGCAGGAGGCACACGAGCGCTTCATTTGGCACAGGAGTGGGGAGGCAGCTGTGGTCAGCCCACATGCCAACTGCCTTAGGAAGAGCAGGGATGCCAGGATGAAGGAGTGGAACCCAAAGGGAGGAGCCATCATGAGCAATCAGTGAGggatctgtgacaaaggaggcctGTGGGGGCCGAGAAGGATGAAGCCTGGGAGATCAACATCTCCCTTCAGGGAAATAACAACAATGGAGCCAGGCTCTAAGTTAGTTTCTAGGCCTGACTGGGAACCTGAGCCACACCAGACACCTATCACCCAGTCAGAGTCTGGGCCAGAAAAGACACCCACAGCTCAGCCAGCATCTAAGGCTCAGCAGGGACCCGATACCCAACAGAAGCGCACTGCACAGCAAAGACCCCTTGCCCAACATGAAGCTGAATCCCAGCAGGAACCTCGAGCACAGCAAAAATCTGCTTTGCAGCAGGAATTTCTTGCCCCACAGGAGCCTGCACCACAGCAGTCACCTCCCATCCAAAGGCTGCCCTTCAGGAAACAGGAAGCTGCCTCACAGCACAGACCTGGGCCGGGAAAAGATTCTAGAACTCAACAGGAGCTGGTATTGAGAGAGGGAGCTGGAGCCCAGGTAGGACCTGGACCCCAAAATGGACCACCTGCCCAGACAAAACTGAGGTCCCAAGAGAGACGGAGACAGTCAGACCCTACAGCTCAGCACGCAGCTCCAGCCCAGGGAGCCAAATCCCAAGAGGGATCTTTGGCCGAGTGGCAATTTCTGTCAAAACCAAACGAACCATCCATGCAGCAACCGGCCTCAGAACATAAGACATTTCTTGAACGGGTAGTAGATTCTGGTGCAGATTCGGATTTAGGGTTTACGTTAGAGACCAATTCGCCAGCCAAGAGGGGTGGAACAGTGGCCCAGGGAATGAAGCCGGTCTTCAAGGGGAAACCTGGTTATGAAGTGATGTCGGGATTTGGTGGGACGTCATTACCCAGTAAGAAAACCAGCAGCCAGAACCCCAGACGCTACCGGAACCCAGGTAAGTTGAGCTTGGAGGAAGGGGGCCTCCCAGGGATGGTCATTCATTTGCTCAGGAAGAACTTAGGCCTGCCAGAATGTCAGGTGAGCTCAGGTGACCCTGCAACAGTCCTGCAGACACAGATCAACAGCCCCATTTGACGGAGGAGGAAGCTGAGCCCTAGAGAAGAGAGGGATCCTGCAGGAGGCTGGGCAGTTAGGGGCTGGCCAAGCCAGGACCCCCAGCGAGCCTCTGACTCCTTCCCCTGCTCCAGGCTGCCTCCCGGCGGGGATCTGGGGGAAATCAAACAGAAACTAAAGAAGGCCCTGGGCGAGGGGCCCGTACTCATCCCTTGGGTCCCCAACCCTGAGCACCGCTCCGGGGCGGGCACCAAGTGGGCCACCGCGGCACCCTGCTGAACGTGGACCCTTACCTTCGGCGAGTGTCCACGCAGGCCAGGCCGAAAACCGGGCAGGAGCGACCCTTGAGCTCTCTGGGTTGTCCAGTGGGCAGGAGGACACTTGTCCCCAGGGAGTCCCAGTCCCGCCGGGCCCATGGCCTCGTGGGTTGTGATCTCAGGAAGGGGGCGCCTGGGAGGGGCGCTGGGGCTCCGCCCAAGTCCCAGGCAAGGTCGGCGCTGACGGGAGGGAGAGCTGGGGGAGCGGTGTGGGCGGGTCGTGGGCACAAGACTCCACTGGCGGCAgcatccctgcccctcctccgAAGCCGGCCATGGTGCCCCCGGGGAGCAGGCTCGGGCCCTGAGCTCCTTCTCTGCGCTCAGAAGCCCTGCCCTGCACAAGGTGGGGCGCAAGTTCTCTCCGGGGAACGTGGGAGACTCGGTGAGCTAGCCAGAGGGGGGGAAACAAGGCGGCCGCACTCCGGAAGCTGAGGGCGCTGTGAGGACGGTTAGTCCGAAGGCTGGTAATGGGGGTCTCAGCCCAGAGGCCTGTGTCCCCCGGAAGGGCTGGGCCGCCTCTCTCAGGACT contains:
- the CXCL17 gene encoding C-X-C motif chemokine 17, with the protein product MKVLISSLLLLLPLMLVSTVRSSSNTGIARGHRDQRQASGRWLQDGGQECECKDWFLRAPKRKLMAVPRLPKKPCPCDHFKGRVKKTRHQRHHKKPTKPSRACQQFLRRCQLANFALPL